Genomic segment of Apium graveolens cultivar Ventura chromosome 7, ASM990537v1, whole genome shotgun sequence:
ATCTTCTTCCCCTCCTTTCGACTTCAGATTATTTCATAAGCACCGGAAAGTTTGCACCTACATTAAGCTAAATGATCTCGATACAATCTAGCTGTGTATAGAATTATATGTGGTAAGATATTGCATGCAGGTTAGGTTTTCTAGTAGATTTTCTGTCACATGCTGTTATTGTTGGATTCATGGCTGGTGCTGCCATAATTATCGGTCTGCAACAGCTGAAAGGCCTTCTTGGAATTACTTACTCGACAAATAAAACAGACATCGTATCTGTCTTGGCAGCTGTCTTCAAGTCCTTGTTTCACAATCCTGTAAGTTCTTGCCGGTTGAGTTGATTCAAGTAAATGTTGCTCTGATATTAATCGACAAATTAATGAACTAATGTATATCTGTTTATCTGAAATACGCACGACAAATTATTGACACAATTGTGATGTTTGTTGACAGTGGAGTCCTTATAACTTTGTCCTTGGATGCTCTTTTTTGTGTTTCCTACTACTTATGAAGATTGTGGTACGGAAACAGAATAGCGCAATTTCTTGTACTTTAACTATGGTATTTAAAAAAATCCGAAAATTTCATAAACTAACTGGTTACATAATTCAGGGAAGAAGAAACAAGAAACTATTCTGGTTACCAGCCATTGCACCTCTAGTATCTGTTGTTTTATCGACCCTTATTGTTTACCTAACAAGAGCTGATAAACATGGAGTTAAGATTGTGAAACATATAAAAAGCGGGTTGAATCCGATATCGATTCATCAGTTACAGATAAATGATCCTCATGCTACAGAGTTGGTCAAAATCGGAGCAATTGTTGCAGTTGTTGCCCTTACGGTACTGCAATTTAAATTCTAAATATATACAATTGTCTCGGAAGATGAATCCGATAAACAACTCTCATtccttaaaatttgaaaatcaaataaTCAGGAAGCTATTGCTGTTGGTCGATCTTTTGCAACCATTAAAGGTTATCATCTTGATGGAAACAAGGAAATGCTGTCCATAGGTGTCATGAATATTGCAGGCTCTCTTTCTTCCTGCTACGTTGCGACTGGTGAGCTAGCTATTTATTTTACCTAAAAGGGTCATCCTAGGAATGAAACTGTTAAGACTAATTACGAGACTGACTAGTAATCACTTGATTGCTAACACTTTGGGTGCTTTGCAGGTTCATTTTCGCGAACTGCTGTGAATTTCAGTGCAGGATGTGAGACAGCATTAACAAACATTGTTATGGTTATAACTGTGATCATATCTTTGGAAGCCCTAACAAGGCTATTGTACTTCACTCCCAATGCAATACTTGCTTCGATTATTATTTCTGCATTGCCGGGACTCATTAATGTTCATGAAGCATACAACATATACAAAGTTGATAAGCTCGATTTTCTTGCTCTTACCGGAGCATTTTTGGGAGTGTTGTTTGGTTCAGTGGAGATTGGTCTGCTAGTAGCGGTAACGTCTTCTTACACTTGCATAAGACAGTTATTGAAGTATACTTGTGTTGTGTGAATCCTTCTTCAATTTCATGGCTTTAGACAGCTTAAAGTTTAAAACATGTTAACAGGATCCACCTAAAGTTTAGGAACTCAAGTTAAGATATCAAAAAGAAAGGACCTCTGTTATAATTACAGTCTCCTCTAACTCAAAAGGCCGTTTTTGAGACGAGATTGGATCACGGACGCTTATTTTTAGGACAATAACGGACGCTTATTTTTAGGACAATAATTTGTCAGCGCTCTAGATTTAAAATCTTAAGATGTTAGGTAAAGATTTATATCTAGCTATCTCTTCCAATTACTAACATGGAAATGCTAAAATTTTGGGATGCAAATTTTGTCTACCTGCCCAAAATACTAGTACACTTCAATGAAGTTGGGGCACCAACTCGACCTTGGTGCAACCAGTTAGGGGAGAGTATGGGCCGATTCGGCTCGGTTTTCAAATAAAACCGGAACCACAAATATATATAGTAGGTTTTTAAAATCGAAAACCGTAATCATCGGTTCAGATTCGATTTCAGTTCCAGCTTGCACCCTTCTTCTGCCATTGGGAGTTTGGTTCTAATCGGTTCGGTTGCAGATTTCACAGGCTGTAATATAATCTGCTTACATAAAGGCTCACATTAGTTAAGTTATAGGCAACACATGTTCATATATACAAAAATTGATTCAATCATTAGTTAGTTACTTAATACACTAGATAGATAGATAAACATGACACACGTTTACTATTTGCCAGCATGCCTCAAGCTAAAATGCCTCGAGTAAAACCAGAGTATCACTCTTGCCCACTGCTAAGCTCATACAAGTATACAGAACAATAAACCTATGCCGAAATTACAAaatgatatatatttatttattcgaaatatttaaacattcatattcatataaattatataaatactCTTATTTATGTATTATATTAATAATCGATTCGGTTCGGTTTTTTTCTCGTTCAGTTAGACCTTATAACCTGAGCCGAAACCATTAAATCAGTTCGGTTTTTTATTTTTCGATTTAGATTTTGGATCGGGTTTAGCCGGCGCGGTTTTTCCCCATTTTTGTCGATTTCGATTCGATTTCGATTTTAATTCGGTTTTTTCTCTGCCGTGCGGCCAACACCGCTCCTTCATTTCAAATAGCAACCCAGCCTTTATACTATCAATTACAAGTGATTAAGATATAAACTGGCGGGAGCGCGATAAGATAGTTTAAGTAGTTAAGTACTTACCTTTTGTCGTTCTTAGTTCTGGATTCGGTTCTGGGATTGATCCATATCTTCAACTTGTACTATAAATCATGTTACTATGTTCCcttttatgtgtattattattcAAAAactttttaaaatgatattttttttaaaaataacatACTGTGACACCTTCTGACCGGATTTGAACTCTCGACCTATTGTAAGAGAGCGAAAGACATATCGTAATTATTGTGAGCGAACCAAATTGTGATTAGAACTATTTGCTAATTGCTTGCTTGAAATGACAAAGtaaaagaaaagcaaaaaagatCTGCAAAACTAACATGTGTCTTTTGGTGATAAAGAATCAACCTCATTGACAAAGTGTAAGCAGCTAAACTATACTCTAGAACTACAATCATACAAGGAACAACTACCTAGTTTAGTAGCTAGACTTGGTTTTGATTTTTACCAAAGATCTATTGACGCAATGATTAAGTGTCTATATACCATCCACAAAGTCTAAGTTGCACATACTTTTGACAAGATGAACTGACTAGGCTGTTGATGATTGTAGATATGGATTTTGTTTGAGAATTCAGTAACATAAATTTATCATATACACTGACTTGGCGAATCATTGATGGCTTGCAGGTAGCAATGTCGTTTGCAAAGATCATCATAAGTTCGATACAACCAGGGATAGAAACCTTAGGAAAGGTTCCGGGAACAGACATGTTTTGTGATGTAAAGCAGTATCCGATGGCTGTTATGCTTCCCGGTGTTCTTTCTGTCCGTATTAAGTCTCCATTGCTCTGTTTTGCTAATGCCACTTTCATTAGAGAAAGGTAACACCAGACATTGGTATGAACATAAAATACCTTATCTGTATACAGAAGCTAAACATGTCATTTATTTTTAAAGAATTTCAAAATGGGCAATCGAAAAGGAAGAGATGGATGCCAAAGGAATTGTTACAACTAAAGAGAAGATTCAGCTAGTGATTCTTGACATGTCAAGTAAGCTATTTATCGTGTTCTTAACACTAATGTCTACTTACGCTCACAGAAATCTcttaatttcttctgaaaaaatCTACTTATATGATAGATTTGACGAATATAGACACCACAGGACTGGCTACGCTAGAGAAATTGTATGAGCAGCTGCTCTCACAAGGAATAATGGTAGGTACCACGACAATCACATATCTGTTTTAGCTAGTTCCTCgatataaattaagtggtaaaCTTAATAAACTGGTAACTCTTGCAGTTAGCTATAACGAACCCTAAATGGCAAGTTGTTCACAAGCTAAAGGTATCCAATCTTGTGAAAAAGATTGAGGGGAGGGTGTTTTTAACTATTGGAGAAGCAGCAGATGCATGTCTTGGTCACAGGATGCATGTCTAGATATTACAACCTACAAGCACTCGCTTTCACTGTGTGCATTTGTGTAATTTTTGAAGACATGTCTTCGTGTAAATTGTAAGGGGATATAATAACGCCAGAACAGTAAAACACTTCGGTGGTTTCCCCTTTGTAGATGCATGAAAATATATACTCACATTGGGTGCCTTTCACTGTTCTACCTAGGCTGTAACTTCAGGTAACTTCTACTGTTCAATTATAACTATAAAATTATGACTTGTAAAAATTTTCTCATATCAGAGTTGGATGGCCAATCTGGCCGATCTTAATCGCAAAAACTAACTTACATTTGAAGTGATGAACACAATGAATATAGTTTCGTGTGCCATGTGACCGTGATATCCCTAAACATAACAGAGTTGGTTGCCCTATCTAAACCTAAAACATAACAGATTTGGATCTGCTCAATTACTTTTTGATCAGTTATGTGAAGATGTCAACGGTGCTATATGTGAATCTTCAAACCACATTACTAGAATGTGGCTACTGTTATGAAAATTTAAATTGAAACCACAAGGAAGCGTAACAGCAAGTAATTCTATATATAGCCTTAAACTGTTTAATTTTACATTGTTAATATTACCATACAAAAGTTAACAAAAGTTACAGAAGATGAGGCAAATTTTATTTTCTGCTATTGAATGTTTAAAGAATACAAGAGAAGtaaaaaaaggatttaaatattACACACAAGTTATAATAACATAATACAGGGCATAAAAGCAAGAACAGAATAATGTTATGAAGTACCGCATGTCTAGATTAAGCAGGGACAGCAGGTTTAAGAGCAGTCAGAGCTTTCTTGATATTCTCTACAGCAGCCTGAAGCGTGGGAAGTGAAGCTGCATAAGAAATACGGATACAGGTGTCATCCCCAAATGCATCCCCAGGGACAAGAGCAACCTGTAAATCGACAACCCATGTTATTTGAATCAATAAAAAATTGTTACATAACGAACTAGGCAACTATTCTTACGTAGTCCTCCCATAGGTGTGCTTATTAGACCTAAACAGATCCTAATCCAGTAAATGATACCGTATTCCTTGGCTACTGATCTATTACTCTTGTTATACTGGCCGTGCTTCTGATTTATCAGTTTATTTTGATCTTAAACATTAAATGCATCAAATGAAGCTTACCTGACCCACGTCCAACAGATAACGACACATAGATTCTGAATCCTGGATCAAGCCAAAGCCATCAGCTTTTGATCCATAGTAACAGCTAAAATCGATGAAGAGATAAAAAGCTCCCTGCAAATAAAATCAGGTAGACACATGCTGACTGGACGTGTAAAGGATAAAGGATTTTCTTTATCATATTTCTTTTTAAGCTAGGACAGGCATCCAAAGCTGATACAGATTTTTAAAACTACCTGTGGCTCGGATATTTTGACACCTTCTAATTCCCCAAAGCTTTTCACGAGAAAATCTCGTCGTTCCCGAAATGCTTTTACCATTGTTGAAACTGCCTCTCCACCTGCATAGCCTAGTCCTAAAGCAGCAACAGCTGCTTTCTGAGATATGCTGCTGGCACCTGATGTGAACTTCAGTAAAAGATAATCACAATCAGAGTACGCGAGATTAGTTGggaattcaaattaattaaatagCATTAAATTATGTTGAGCATGTAGTAATGGGTCAAAAATTAGCTTTAGCACATTTGTTCTTTCTTTCGTGCTGCATCACATCATGAAAAAGAACATTTTGCAAAAACAAGATCTTGAGGATTTCTACCATCTTAAATAGAGATCATATGTGGGCCAGTAATACATTCGTTAATACTGTTGAAAAAAGCTTATAGTTGTACTAAAACTGAAATTGTATCTTCCTCGCATTTTATTTTAATATGATAGAATTCATAAACTAGAACAGTTTATCAGCCATATAAATAGTACTGAACAGTCGCAACACCTTGTTCAGATATAcaatttacatttatttgtacCCTGACTTCTATTAAGCCAATGTATAACATTGCAGCCTAGTCAAAATACTATCAGCGTGATTTAGTGTATGAAAGCTGCAATGATGTCAAACTGATAGCTGAGAAAAGCGATAGATATTCATATCTAGGTATATTTGGATCTCTTAGAGCAACTAGCTGATTACGAATCTCTACATTTGACGCTATGTCCTAAGATTACATCTATAATCTTCAGAACTAGAGAACAACTTAAACAGTAACGATAATTGAATCTGATCACATCAAGTTACTTGACACTAATAATTTTGTACCCCAAGCATGTTACCTTAACTGTCAGTACAGTAAAAAGAAGTTACCTGGCTTTGAATCTTATTACATGCTGAAACAAAGTGTTTGGGACCAGCAATATATCCAAGTCTCCAACCAGTCATTGCAAAAGCCTAAGTTCAAATTTATGAGAGGGATCAGTAAAGATTCATTTTTGTATCCAAAGAAAagataatttattaataaaacagAGAGAATGATCTTGGATAACTACATCCTGTCTGTAAGTTTTctaaattacaaaaataatttaACAGCTGCTGAAAGTTAAAATGTTTAGTTATAGAACAGGTAATTTGTAAGGAAGGCCAAATAGAATTCTTAGAAATTTTATCCCCATATCGTTCTTATTGTAACACAGTAATTTTGATAaacatttttataatttaatatctTTCCCATACCGACGTGACCTAGAAGTTACTTATCTACCACTTGTTTAAGATACCTATGTAAATTTTATGGTTTAAACAAtcttatttaataaaatagaagTACCTTAGGCATTCATGGGAAGCCTAGTGGGAAAGGCTATCCGCCTTGCTTTCCCCATGACAAAGTCATGGGTTACGATCCTTACTCCCCCTCCCCCTATACTTATAATTTTAAGCACAATCTTATAAAGTACATATTTTGTGACAAAAAAAAAAAATACAAGTACCTTCGAAAATCCATTTACTGTTAGAGTCCGATCCCACATGCCTGGCAAAGATGCAAAGCTTGTGTGAGTTGCCGGTGCATATATAATGTGTTCATATATTTCATCAGACAACACCTGCAATAACCAATACATATTGAAGGGGTTTAAATGTTATCATAGTTGAGCATCATTATGCAGCTACAAAAGTGAGCCTTTAGTGGTATTACCAGCAATCTGGGATGCTTTGCAACAATTGCCGCAATCTGCTCAAGTAATTTTCTCGGGTAAACAGATCCCGTTGGGTTTGAAGGAGAACAAAGGATAAGCAATCTAGACTTTTCTGTTAGTTTGGAATCAAGAAGCTCGGGATCTAGTAGAAAATTTTCTGAGATGTTGGTTGGCAGAATCACTGGCGTTGCATCTGCTAACCTCGCCATTTCTGGGTAACTCACCCAGAAGGGGGCTGGAATAATAACCTGATCAAAAATAACTTAACATTTGAGGTGCAACCAAATTTACAAGTGGAAAACTCACGCAAAAATATAATATTGACACTGTAATATTTTAGTAGTACACGTGTTTGTATACTCGTGATATAGGAAACGAGCTTGCTTCAGTCAAATTTTTGTAAATGGGTAATGAAAATTCTAAATTACATTAGCAGTGACCTTTAAAGGAAACAcaagtttttttttgaaattgcAGTCTCATGTAAACATGAGAAGAACAAATGCAAATAAGCATATTAAATGCTACAATTTTATTGATGGACTGTCTCTTAAATATGAAATATATTACCTCATCTCCTGGGGAACAGACAGCAAGAACAGCTTGAGTTATACATTGCTTTGCTCCATTACTAATAACAATCTGATCAGCCGAGTAAGATAATCCATTCTCCTCTGCCAACAAATCAGTTCCATAATTAACAATTAGTCGAATAACTAACTAGAGGCAAATTTTCATTTGTATCAAGTAACTAACCCTTTAGCTTATGACAGATTGCAGACCGCAGTTCCAAGGTTCCTGCATTTGGAGTATACCTTGTATAACCTTCACGGATTGCATTGATTCCGGCCTGGAATTTAAGATAAAAAATAGAGAAAAGTATTGAAACCGTAGAGACGATGGCGTAAAAAGAGTAAACTATTGGAATACAACTAGAAGAACGAATTTATGTATTTAAACATTCAGAAGTTACCTCAACAATTGCTGCAGGAGTATCAAAATCTGGTTCTCCAGCTGCTAGTCGGATTACTGGTACACCAGCTTGTACAAGTGCAGTTGCTTGATCAGTTATAGCCACCGTTTTTGAAGGCTTAAGCGAATTAACTCTGGGACTCAGCGTGGTATCGAATTCCATGGGATCAATGTTTTTTACCGCTCTCACTACCAAACTAGTTCTTTGTTGTTTAGTTGAAGTCTCCAAAGATCTATATGAAAAAACTCAGATTAGGGAAGGAAATTGTAGTAGAAAATATAATTGCTTTTCCTGTACATTATCCCAGAAGTCatatgaaaataaaaaaattggaGGACAAATTTCTAATAAACGCCTCGAAAATATAGCAAAacaataaaaaattaaaaaatgctTTTTCTCCGGGTTCCAGAGTTCTGAAGTTTCAGATAGCGTTAATGATATCAATTGTGTGAATTTGCCCAAGTCTAATAATTCTAGTTCTTATTGGTTGGCAAGCATTTGCTGGACAGATTTTACCACAAGAATATCTTTGACCTGCAGTAGTCTACGGACCGCGCATCTCCAATTTTGGGATAAGTAAATAATTCTTGAATAATATGGGATATGAACGAAGGTGTGCATTCATGTAGCATATGAGGTGCTCCCTTAACATATGCAAAATTGTTTGTTTTGCTCTCATTTTGTTTTGTTCATCAGACATTAGAAGCTATTGACTTTTTGTCCAAGGTGTGGCATGGGGTCCACTGGCCAAATATGTTTTCTCACTTCTAATAGACCTCTTCAGATATAGGTCAAAAAGCCAACTGAAACATATGGAATTGAGAAGAAGAACTGTGTTTTTCAGCATGTCATCAGCAAACTCTAGAAAATTTTAAACTTGACTTCACTCCTTCAAACTAAATGAACTGGTTGTAAATTCATCATGGCTAAAATGTGCTACTAAATGCAGTCTGTGAAAAGACATCTTTTACACAATGAGACACTGCCATCTTTTTTCCTGGAGATTATCCTGGT
This window contains:
- the LOC141672467 gene encoding low affinity sulfate transporter 3-like isoform X1, which encodes MSKRELSQFSQTLQTPTEGERASQWVLNAPEPPGLLRELVNSTKEIVLSNGNKSKSSNEHSKSKRVVSVLESVFPILVWSRKYTANKFRKDLMAGLTIASLCIPESIGYATLAKLAPQHGLYTNVVPPIIYAFMGSSREIAIGPVAVVSLLISSMVQKLQDPEADPIAYRNLVFTVTLYAGIFQAAFGLLRLGFLVDFLSHAVIVGFMAGAAIIIGLQQLKGLLGITYSTNKTDIVSVLAAVFKSLFHNPWSPYNFVLGCSFLCFLLLMKIVGRRNKKLFWLPAIAPLVSVVLSTLIVYLTRADKHGVKIVKHIKSGLNPISIHQLQINDPHATELVKIGAIVAVVALTEAIAVGRSFATIKGYHLDGNKEMLSIGVMNIAGSLSSCYVATGSFSRTAVNFSAGCETALTNIVMVITVIISLEALTRLLYFTPNAILASIIISALPGLINVHEAYNIYKVDKLDFLALTGAFLGVLFGSVEIGLLVAVAMSFAKIIISSIQPGIETLGKVPGTDMFCDVKQYPMAVMLPGVLSVRIKSPLLCFANATFIRERISKWAIEKEEMDAKGIVTTKEKIQLVILDMSNLTNIDTTGLATLEKLYEQLLSQGIMLAITNPKWQVVHKLKVSNLVKKIEGRVFLTIGEAADACLGHRMHV
- the LOC141672467 gene encoding low affinity sulfate transporter 3-like isoform X2; this translates as MSKRELSQFSQTLQTPTEGERASQWVLNAPEPPGLLRELVNSTKEIVLSNGNKSKSSNEHSKSKRVVSVLESVFPILVWSRKYTANKFRKDLMAGLTIASLCIPESIGYATLAKLAPQHGLYTNVVPPIIYAFMGSSREIAIGPVAVVSLLISSMVQKLQDPEADPIAYRNLVFTVTLYAGIFQAAFGLLRLGFLVDFLSHAVIVGFMAGAAIIIGLQQLKGLLGITYSTNKTDIVSVLAAVFKSLFHNPWSPYNFVLGCSFLCFLLLMKIVGRRNKKLFWLPAIAPLVSVVLSTLIVYLTRADKHGVKIVKHIKSGLNPISIHQLQINDPHATELVKIGAIVAVVALTEAIAVGRSFATIKGYHLDGNKEMLSIGVMNIAGSLSSCYVATGSFSRTAVNFSAGCETALTNIVMVITVIISLEALTRLLYFTPNAILASIIISALPGLINVHEAYNIYKVDKLDFLALTGAFLGVLFGSVEIGLLVAVAMSFAKIIISSIQPGIETLGKVPGTDMFCDVKQYPMAVMLPGVLSVRIKSPLLCFANATFIRERISKWAIEKEEMDAKGIVTTKEKIQLVILDMSRLATLEKLYEQLLSQGIMLAITNPKWQVVHKLKVSNLVKKIEGRVFLTIGEAADACLGHRMHV
- the LOC141672469 gene encoding bifunctional aspartate aminotransferase and glutamate/aspartate-prephenate aminotransferase gives rise to the protein MAAFCIQNSPSISRIDSVGLHFDNSQSFRLISFSSQLSNLSLRSLETSTKQQRTSLVVRAVKNIDPMEFDTTLSPRVNSLKPSKTVAITDQATALVQAGVPVIRLAAGEPDFDTPAAIVEAGINAIREGYTRYTPNAGTLELRSAICHKLKEENGLSYSADQIVISNGAKQCITQAVLAVCSPGDEVIIPAPFWVSYPEMARLADATPVILPTNISENFLLDPELLDSKLTEKSRLLILCSPSNPTGSVYPRKLLEQIAAIVAKHPRLLVLSDEIYEHIIYAPATHTSFASLPGMWDRTLTVNGFSKAFAMTGWRLGYIAGPKHFVSACNKIQSQFTSGASSISQKAAVAALGLGYAGGEAVSTMVKAFRERRDFLVKSFGELEGVKISEPQGAFYLFIDFSCYYGSKADGFGLIQDSESMCRYLLDVGQVALVPGDAFGDDTCIRISYAASLPTLQAAVENIKKALTALKPAVPA